In one Ornithorhynchus anatinus isolate Pmale09 chromosome 19, mOrnAna1.pri.v4, whole genome shotgun sequence genomic region, the following are encoded:
- the COQ3 gene encoding ubiquinone biosynthesis O-methyltransferase, mitochondrial, whose product MGSVARRGIPAGRCWGAVGAPLPARTAPGGKPLRHILRMKSWGCTGSHHRPAWLKSSFVTFLGLSGTRKPRHEAKGTFATSTTVDSNEMKKFQILAHKWWDEQGAYSPLHSLNDLRVPFIRDNLLKTTASHHLGSPLSGMKILDVGCGGGLLSEPLGRLGALVTGIDPLEDNVKTAQQHKRFDPALDQKIQYRACSLEEIAEESAEAFDAVVASEVVEHVIDLETFIKCCHRVLKPRGSLFITTINKTPLSYVLGIIFAEQIAGIVPKGTHDWEKFVSPEELESLLEANGLMVQRVRGMLFNPLSGYWNWTENTSLNYAAHAVKSETRDSSGSPSEMEAKEHQGRTASSTDGHGEPQT is encoded by the exons ATGGGGAGCGTCGCCCGTCGGGGGATCCCCGCGGGCCGGTGCTGGGGAGCCGTCGGGGCCCCCCTGCCGGCGCGAACCGCGCCGGGAG GGAAGCCCCTCCGTCACATTCTTCGGATGAAATCTTGGGGTTGCACTGGTAGTCATCATCGGCCTGCGTGGCTAAAGAGCAGTTTTGTGACTTTCCTTGGCCTGAGTGGAACGAGAAAGCCGAG GCATGAGGCCAAAGGAACGTTCGCCACTTCGACAACGGTGGATTCCAACGAAATGAAAAAATTCCAGATACTGGCCCACAAATGGTGGGATGAACAAGGAGCCTATTCACCTCTTCACTCTCTGAATGACCTGAGAGTGCCCTTTATCAG AGATAATCTCTTGAAAACGACTGCCAGCCATCATTTGGGAAGTCCTTTGTCCGGAATGAAGATTCTAGACGTTGGCTGTGGTGGCGGATTATTAAGCGAA CCACTAGGACGACTGGGAGCCCTGGTTACGGGCATCGATCCTCTGGAAGACAATGTGAAAACAGCCCAACAGCATAAACGATTTGATCCGGCCCTAGACCAAAAAATACAATACAGAGCGTGTTCATTGGAGGAGATCGCCGAAGAGTCCGCCGAAGCGTTCGACGCCGTCGTGGCGTCGGAAGTTGTGGAGCACGTGATTGATTTAGAAACCTTTATAAAGTGCTGCCACcgtgttttgaag CCTCGGGGCTCACTCTTCATTACTACCATCAACAAAACGCCCCTCTCCTATGTCCTGGGCATCATTTTCGCAGAGCAGATCGCGGGCATCGTGCCTAAGGGTACTCACGACTGGGAAAAGTTCGTTTCGCCTGAAGAATTAGAGAGTCTCCTGGAAGCCA ATGGGCTGATGGTCCAGAGGGTAAGGGGAATGTTATTTAACCCGCTGTCGGGCTACTGGAATTGGACTGAGAACACCAGCCTGAACTACGCAGCTCACGCCGTCAAGTCGGAGACTCGGGACTCGTCTGGATCTCCCTCGGAGATGGAGGCAAAAGAGCACCAAGGGAGAACTGCCTCTAGCACAGATGGCCATGGAGAGCCCCAGACCTAA
- the PNISR gene encoding arginine/serine-rich protein PNISR isoform X5 — MWDQGGQPWQQWPLNQQQWMQSFQHQQDPSQIDWAALAQAWIAQREASGQQVAEQPGVLPNGQELPELEPGPNNHGNFPGDPNFNRMWQPG, encoded by the exons ATGTGGGATCAAGGCGGGCAGCCATGGCAGCAGTGGCCTCTGAATCAGCAGCAGTGGATGCAGTCATTCCAACACCAACAGGATCCAA GCCAGATCGACTGGGCCGCATTAGCCCAAGCGTGGATCGCCCAGCGAGAAGCCTCGggacagcaagtggcagagcagccgGGAGTCCTGCCCAACGGACAAGAGCTGCCTGAACTAGAACCAGGCCCAAACAACCATGGTAATTTTCCAGGGGATCCAAACTTTAACCGAATGTGGCAGCCAG GCTGA
- the PNISR gene encoding arginine/serine-rich protein PNISR isoform X3, producing the protein MWDQGGQPWQQWPLNQQQWMQSFQHQQDPSQIDWAALAQAWIAQREASGQQVAEQPGVLPNGQELPELEPGPNNHGNFPGDPNFNRMWQPEWGMHHQPPHPPPDQQWMPPTPGPMDIVPPSEDSNSQDSGEFAPDNRHIFNQNNHNFGGPPDNFAVGPVNQFDYQDRRDLQRLPRVEEKGRRSGTGSARL; encoded by the exons ATGTGGGATCAAGGCGGGCAGCCATGGCAGCAGTGGCCTCTGAATCAGCAGCAGTGGATGCAGTCATTCCAACACCAACAGGATCCAA GCCAGATCGACTGGGCCGCATTAGCCCAAGCGTGGATCGCCCAGCGAGAAGCCTCGggacagcaagtggcagagcagccgGGAGTCCTGCCCAACGGACAAGAGCTGCCTGAACTAGAACCAGGCCCAAACAACCATGGTAATTTTCCAGGGGATCCAAACTTTAACCGAATGTGGCAGCCAG AATGGGGAATGCACCATCAGCCCCCACACCCCCCTCCAGATCAGCAGTGGATGCCACCAACACCAGGCCCCATGGACATTGTTCCTCCTTCCGAAGACAGCAACAGTCAGGACAGTGGGGAGTTTGCCCCCGACAACAGGCATATATTTAACCAGAACAATCACAACTTTGGTGGACCACCCGATAATTTTGCAGTGGGGCCCGTGAACCAGTTTGACTATCAG GACCGCCGGGACCTCCAGCGCCTCCCCAGAGTCGAAGAGAAAGGCCGTCGTTCAGGGACCGGCAGCGCTCGCCTATAG
- the PNISR gene encoding arginine/serine-rich protein PNISR isoform X4 — protein MWDQGGQPWQQWPLNQQQWMQSFQHQQDPSQIDWAALAQAWIAQREASGQQVAEQPGVLPNGQELPELEPGPNNHGNFPGDPNFNRMWQPGLYFPPMKIFPFGGF, from the exons ATGTGGGATCAAGGCGGGCAGCCATGGCAGCAGTGGCCTCTGAATCAGCAGCAGTGGATGCAGTCATTCCAACACCAACAGGATCCAA GCCAGATCGACTGGGCCGCATTAGCCCAAGCGTGGATCGCCCAGCGAGAAGCCTCGggacagcaagtggcagagcagccgGGAGTCCTGCCCAACGGACAAGAGCTGCCTGAACTAGAACCAGGCCCAAACAACCATGGTAATTTTCCAGGGGATCCAAACTTTAACCGAATGTGGCAGCCAGGTTTGTACTTTCCCCCAATGAAAATCTTTCCGTTTGGTGGCTTTTGa